From the candidate division WOR-3 bacterium genome, one window contains:
- a CDS encoding T9SS type A sorting domain-containing protein has product MKVFSVIIIMSTACGFLLFTQDNEFLLDTTLTYISAFSGQSYPAVAFDGTNYFVVWFDWRNGIPYHYEDSGYLNVYGCRVTPEGVLLDSAGIFVSYYVLIAGYLPCTPGIAYGDGVFLITWSDFRQGLGGDIYGARTDTNGTVLDPDGFEISAIPATLQATPAVAFDGTNFFVVWYDQRVPAGIYGCRVSPDGTILDPDGILISATGECLSVSVSFDNNNYLVVWGTWDDIYGARVDTAGVLLDTNAIAICTAPGDQSYCSVTFGDPYYFVVWQDGSGSGAHIYGARVDTAGVLLDTNSIMISSDRGYNPSTTCDGTNYLVVWSDYTTVYCARVDTAGVVLDPSGMVVSPDTAGSPAAAFDGENYFITWHTGQFSDDEIYGARVDTSGVVIDTVSILLSMSAYPGRFSSASFDGTNYFAVWEDYRDSSSSCIYGTRIDTLGTVLEPYGIPLIEGANPVIAFDGTNYLVVCSGVKAVRVDTAGTVIDTIDVFTNGGDNPSIIFDGTRYFVAWEYNNDICAVRIDTTGSVLDTTVILISNGVYYDRHPSIAFDGTNYFVVWHYGTHESTFNIYGVRIDTTGVLLDTISIPIATGSYKQWYPSIAFDGVNYLVIWEDQRNGYAYVDIYGARVDTAGVVLDTNAIAICTAPSCQYAPQIKFDGQNYCVIWEDWRNGDYTDIYGCYVNPSGFVIDTFIVSDQANLQIEPALTKGFNKFLITYTGFTDSLGARPANTMRIWGMFQDFTGIAENASQVKGLNCVLFQNSPNPFTWTTKIKYQLTGNSRVNLEIYDVCGRLVRRFDYSYIKQFNQVTWDGKDNAGNNVGAGVYFYRFNTGNLSEIRKMVLLK; this is encoded by the coding sequence ATGAAAGTTTTTAGCGTAATAATTATTATGAGTACGGCATGTGGATTTCTATTATTTACACAGGATAATGAATTTCTACTCGACACCACTCTTACTTATATTTCCGCCTTTTCTGGTCAAAGTTATCCGGCGGTTGCCTTTGATGGTACGAATTATTTTGTGGTCTGGTTTGACTGGCGTAATGGAATACCCTATCATTATGAAGACAGTGGTTATTTGAATGTTTATGGCTGTCGTGTAACTCCCGAAGGTGTTTTATTGGATTCTGCAGGTATATTTGTATCCTACTATGTCCTAATAGCTGGGTATCTTCCATGCACACCTGGCATTGCCTATGGAGATGGTGTATTCCTTATCACCTGGAGTGATTTTCGCCAGGGTCTCGGCGGCGATATTTATGGTGCGCGCACTGATACAAATGGAACTGTGTTAGATCCTGATGGGTTTGAGATTTCTGCGATACCAGCGACCCTGCAAGCTACACCTGCTGTTGCCTTTGATGGCACAAACTTCTTCGTAGTGTGGTATGATCAGCGAGTTCCAGCTGGTATTTATGGTTGCCGGGTGAGTCCTGATGGTACGATTTTGGACCCTGATGGCATTTTAATATCAGCCACAGGAGAATGCCTCTCTGTATCTGTTTCTTTTGACAACAACAATTACCTGGTTGTCTGGGGGACATGGGATGATATCTACGGTGCCCGTGTAGATACAGCAGGAGTCCTATTAGATACCAATGCTATTGCTATATGTACCGCACCGGGCGATCAATCCTATTGTTCAGTTACATTCGGTGATCCATACTATTTTGTCGTCTGGCAGGACGGCAGTGGTTCTGGTGCTCATATCTACGGTGCCCGTGTAGATACAGCAGGAGTCCTATTAGATACCAATAGCATTATGATATCATCTGATCGGGGTTATAATCCATCAACCACTTGTGACGGTACTAATTATCTTGTTGTCTGGTCAGATTATACTACAGTTTATTGTGCCCGTGTAGATACAGCAGGAGTAGTTTTAGACCCCTCGGGAATGGTTGTATCACCGGATACTGCTGGCAGCCCTGCTGCCGCCTTTGATGGTGAAAATTATTTTATCACCTGGCATACAGGTCAATTCAGTGATGATGAAATCTATGGTGCACGGGTTGATACCTCAGGAGTTGTTATCGACACTGTGTCGATTCTTTTATCCATGTCAGCATATCCGGGGCGCTTTTCTTCAGCATCATTTGACGGTACAAATTATTTCGCGGTCTGGGAGGATTATCGTGACAGTTCGTCTTCCTGTATATATGGAACTCGTATAGATACTCTCGGGACAGTTTTAGAACCATACGGGATTCCTCTTATTGAAGGAGCTAATCCAGTGATTGCTTTTGATGGAACTAATTACTTAGTAGTATGTAGCGGTGTCAAAGCAGTACGGGTTGATACCGCCGGGACCGTTATAGATACAATTGATGTCTTTACAAATGGTGGCGATAACCCATCAATAATATTTGACGGTACAAGATATTTTGTTGCATGGGAATACAACAATGATATTTGTGCAGTTAGAATAGATACAACAGGCTCAGTTTTAGATACAACTGTCATTTTAATTTCAAATGGTGTATATTATGATAGACATCCCTCAATTGCCTTTGACGGCACGAATTATTTTGTGGTCTGGCATTACGGGACCCATGAAAGTACTTTTAATATTTATGGGGTACGTATTGATACTACAGGAGTGCTTTTAGATACGATCTCAATACCAATTGCCACGGGTTCTTATAAACAATGGTATCCGTCAATTGCCTTTGATGGTGTAAATTATTTGGTTATTTGGGAAGATCAACGTAACGGCTATGCTTATGTTGATATCTACGGTGCCCGTGTAGATACAGCAGGAGTTGTATTGGATACCAATGCTATTGCTATATGTACCGCACCTTCTTGTCAATACGCTCCCCAGATTAAATTTGACGGTCAGAATTACTGTGTAATCTGGGAGGATTGGCGTAATGGTGATTATACAGATATTTACGGTTGTTATGTAAACCCTTCGGGTTTTGTAATAGATACATTTATCGTTTCAGATCAGGCTAATTTGCAGATTGAGCCGGCTTTAACAAAAGGCTTTAATAAGTTTCTGATCACCTATACAGGGTTTACTGACAGCCTGGGTGCACGGCCGGCAAATACAATGCGCATCTGGGGTATGTTCCAGGACTTTACAGGCATTGCGGAAAATGCTTCTCAAGTGAAGGGTTTGAATTGTGTTCTGTTTCAGAACTCCCCAAATCCCTTCACCTGGACCACGAAAATCAAATACCAGCTAACCGGTAACAGCAGGGTTAATCTGGAAATTTACGATGTTTGTGGGAGATTGGTGAGACGGTTTGACTATTCGTATATCAAACAATTCAATCAAGTTACCTGGGATGGTAAGGATAATGCTGGTAACAATGTCGGAGCCGGTGTCTATTTTTATCGCTTCAATACGGGAAATTTGAGTGAAATTAGAAAAATGGTGTTGCTGAAGTAG